The stretch of DNA CAGCGGCAATCAGCCGATCCATATCGGCCATGGTGCCATATTCAGGATTAATGGCTTGATAATCCGAAATGTCATAGCCATTATCCGCATTCGGACTTTGATACACCGGACTAAGCCAAAGTGCGTCAACCCCTAATTCTTGAAGATAGTCTAAACGACTAATGATCCCAGGTAAATCGCCAATGCCATCCCCATTACTATCTTGAAAACTGCGCGGGTAGATCTGGTAGACTACGGCACTTTGCCACCAAGGTTGGCTCATCACAATCAATCCTTTCTAAGTTTAAAATCTTGCTATGTAGACAAAGAAGTCGTAGCGCAAACCTGCACCCCGACCTCTTTGTGATAATACGTTAGTTGCTAATTATTGCTTAGCAAGAAAGGCATCGTATTGCTTTTGTAGTTCTTTTTGAACCTTATCGTAACCAGCAGTCTTCAGTTCCTTATCCATCTTCTTGATGGTTGGTTCTGGATCAGCGGTCCCAGTGTTAAGAATATCGAGGTACTTACTCATAACATTAGATAAGTTGGTGATTTCAGTCTTCAATGAGCTGGTATCAGGGTTGAAGCCTAATGCAGCAGAAGTCTTAGAAGCCTTGATGGAATCATCACGTTTCTTGATCATGGCATTCGTGGTTGAATCAAGGGTGTACAAGTTCTTGTTGTTACCCATCATCCACGCACCAATGAAGTAGTTTGGTTTGTACTTCTTAGTAAGTTTGATCTTACCCTTGGCTTCGTCGGTGAAGTTCCATTGTTGACCTTGAAGACCCCAAGTAATGTTGTTGAGGAGCTTCTTGTCAGTGTTCATCAAGTTCAACACTTTCATAGCTTCAGTCTTATGCTTAGAAGTCTTGGAGATGTTCCAAACCGCAACTTGAGATTGTGCAGATGACTTGTATGGTTCCGTAATGGCTTTAGATTGCATCTTCTTGCCACCGGCATTGTTTTCCAAAGTTGTATCGCCGTAATCGTAAGGACCTTGGGTTTCTTGACGAACGAACCAAGTATTGTCTTGCAAGTTATATTGGGTACTTGAAGTAGCAGCATCCTTTGGAATGTAGCCCTTTTCATAATAGCTGTGCAACGTGTTTAAGATACCCTTCATTTCAGATGTATCATAAACATTGACGATCTTCTTGCTCTTACCACTTGAATCAATGGCGAATGGCAGGCCATTACCCAATGGGAAGTCCATGTGTGCTGGTGATGCCTTGAAGCCTTGACCAATGGCGAAAGCTGCGACACCAGGGTTTTCCTTATGGAACTTCGCTAAAGCTGGTTCCATGCTGGCATATGAACTAACGCCACTGATATTAATATTGTATTTATCTAAGAATGACTGGTTAAAGGTCAACATATTTTGGGCATAAACGTTCGCATTTACAGGGAAGCCGTAAATTTTACCGTTGACTTTCAAGCCTTTCCAATATGAAGGGTTAACTTCTTTATAAGCCTTCTTAGCAACGCCAGTCTTCAAATCGCTGGTCATATCAGCGTAAGCACCTTTGAGGGCGTTGTTGGTATAGTTTTGTGAGAACGCTAAATCGTAACTGTTCCCAGAAGTAACCATGACGTTATACTTTTGTTGATAATCGCCCCAGCCAATGAAATTCATCTTAATATTGATGTCTTTATAGGTCTTATGAACTTCTTTGTTGGCCTTTTTGATCATCGCTGAATAGTTCTTGGGCTTGTCCCCTGGCATATACATGTTAACTGTGGTGGCATTACTTGATGAACTGTTTGACTTACCACAGCCAGCTAAAGCAATAGTCCCTAGTGCAGCAACACTAATCACGGCTGCACCCTTTATAAATTTGTTCATAACTTTTCATCCTCCTCGGAATGAGTCAATGTGTGCGATCCAATCGGTCAAACGAGATGATTGCTAAACTTAAGATCCCGAATCTCTGAATGTGACAAAATCATCCTTAACCTAATCGGTGCCCACACCGGCAATAATTTAAACACAACCTAATGCTCGAATTAACCTTTGACCCCGCCAATAGTCATCCCTTTGACGAAGTACTTTTGGAAGAATGGGTAGGTCAACGCAATTGGTAACGTTGCCACTACAACGACCGCGAAACGCATCCCTTCAGTTGGCACGCTGGCAGCACCAGCAATTGCCCCATTATTAGACATGTTCTGAGTCATGTATTGAATGTTGTTTTGAATCTTAACCAGCAAGTATTGCAGTGGTGTGACACTGTCCTTGTTGATGTACAGTAACGCATTCATCCAATCGTTCCAGTAACCTAATGATGTAAATAGACTAATCGTGGCAATCCCAGGAATGGCTAACGGCACCACAATGTTCCAGAAGATCCGCATTTCACTGGCACCGTCAATCCGTGCTGATTCAATAATCGCTTCTGGAATCGAGGTCTTAAAGAACGTTCGCATAATCAAAACGTTATAAACCCCGAAACTCATTGGCAAGATCAGTGCCCAGATATTATCTTGTAACCCCAACATTTGAGTCACAATTAAGTAAGTTGGCACCATCCCAGGAACAAAGAGCATGGAAATCAAAGCAAAGATGGTAAAGAATCTAGCATAAGCAAAGCCCTTACGAGAAATTGCATACGCATAAGTTGAACTAAACAAACTGTTCATAATGGTCCCGACGATAGTTACGAATATGGTAACCCCAAGTGAAACAAGCACTTGATGGCCCATTCTTGACAAGTATTGATAACTGGCAAAAGTCCAATGCTTAGGCCAGAATTGATACCCATAAGCAGTAATATCCGATTCCTTCGTCAAGGACAAAATAATGATGAAGAAAAATGGCAAAATACAAGTTAAAGCGAAAATACCCAGAAAGATGTTGAAAAACAGGTTGGCGCCAGGTCCGAACTTGCGAATTTCAACTGCTGAAATATGCTTTTTTTTACGCAATGGCGTCACCTCCTAAAATAGTGCTGATTCTGGTTGTACACGACGAACAATCCAGTTGCTGACGATAATGAGTAAGGCACCGACAACGGATTGTAGTAATCCGGCAGCAGTAGACATCCCAATATCGTTCGTGGTCGTTAACGCCCGGTAAATAAAGGTATCGAACGTTTGCGTCACGTTGATCAAAGCCCCAGATGAACGTGGAATTAAGTAGAATAGCCCGAAATCACTCCGGAAGATCCCACCAATGTTCAAGATCAGCATCAATGTTGCGACAGGTAAAATGTGTGGTAAAGTAACATTCTTGATTTGTTGCCACTTATTAGCACCATCCATCATCGCGGCATCGTAATACGATGGGTCAATCCCCATGGCAGTGGCGAAGTAAAGGATACTGTTGTAACCGATCCCTTTCCAAACCCCTAAGAAGATAATGATAAACGGCCAGACCCACGGCGTGTTATAGAAGTCAATTGGCGTTCCGCCCATGGCTTGGATAATGTGATTAAAGATCCCTTTATCTGAGCTCAAGAAAGCGTAAACGAAGTATGACAGAATCGCCCATGATAAGAAGTATGGGAACAACATTGACGTTTGATAAACCTTCAATAGTCGTTGATTCCGCATTTGACTCATCACAACCCCGAAGAAGATGGCAAAGAAGAAGTTCAGTAACAGGAAGGTCAAATTGTACCCAATCGTGTTACGAATAACGATCCAGAAATCCGCGGACTTGAAGAAGAAGGTAAAGTTCTGGAAGCCAACCCAAGGACTATGAAGCACGCTGTAAATAAATCCTTGATCTGAATATTGAAAATTTTGGAAGGCCACAACGTTAGCCAACACTGGAATGTAGAAGAAAACGATTAAGAACAGTGAGCCCGGTGCAACCATCAATAAGAACACTCGGTTGTCTCGAAGTTGCCGAAAGAAATTCTTCTTCTTAACCGGCGGTAGCTCAACTGCTTCGGTAACAGCAGGATCTTGCGTCATCGTTTCTCCCTCCTTTCATTTATTACACTTGTTATAGTAACCGCTTTCTTTTGTTGCAACAATCAACTAACTAAAGGGATATGTTCACAAATTTAAGATTTTGGCAAAATTAGGTATATTCTTTGTACAAAAATCAACAAGTTACTTCTTGCCGCTCCAGTTGGTCTGTACTCGGCTGGCACCAATGCGCGCTCCGATTCATCAATATTTTTAGTGATAAACTCAACTATTGCTCATATTTAAAACAGCTGGTTAAACGCACGTCTCCGTTGACCAGTACGTTTACTGTGAGGCAGACCTGCAGCCAAGAAACGGTCTGCAGGGCGCTTTCAAGCCGCAACCCATGTCTTAAAAGTCGACCAGACACTAACCTGGGTAAATTCGCCCAGCTAAGTGTCTCGACACGGCAAACGAACTGGTCCACTCCGACGTTAAATAGCGATTGTGATTCGAGCAATAGTAAAGTCAGGACATGGCAAAAAGCCAATTAATATTAGGGTCACTATTTAGCGCAGGGCGGGCTGGATGATGCTCAGTGGTGAAATTTCTCTTTGCTGGTGGTCTTTCCAGCTTAGAGAAAGCCCGGCTTGTGAGACCGCCTTTTGGCTCACAAACGTGGTCACCACGTTCCAGCATCAGTCCAGACCAACCGGAGCGGTAAGTTAAGCGGATGCTTGCATACTTCGACACACGCCATTTAAGCTGTCCTTTAACGCTAACTGTTTCAAAAATTTAAAAAATGTGCCCGGGGGAAACTCAATTCCCTAGCACATTTAATAACTAATAATCGATTCAGTATTAAATCCAGTCTAACCACAGCGGCAAGTTTGTCGAATCTATTTTTAAACTCAATTAACCGTTAGAACGAAAGATCACAGGCGCTGACAATTTCTTTGTATAGACCGTGACCAATCAAGCCGTTGCTGTGCTTATCCATCGGTAACAATGGTTCGTGCAGTTCGGCTAGATCATCGCGCCCAGCTTGCCAAGCCTTAATTCGCCAGCTAACTGTGTCACAACGCGCAATCTGACCACCCAGGCGGACGTCAATGATTTCAAAGCCATTGCCACGACGCTGTTGATGCCAAAGGTCGCGGAACTCATCTAGTAACACCACTAATTGCTGCCGACAACGCGTAATCGCTTGTAAGGCCGCCACTGCCATTTCATCATGCGCAGTCGTTGCGCCCAATTTGGCAACCGCTTGTAAGGCGCGTGATTTGGCCAAAACCGTTTTAGCCAACTGGCGATAAAAGGTCAACATGAGCCGATTATCGGCACGTAATTGTACTTGTCCTAACGTTCCAATCAACTGTTGGTACTGGCTTTCAATATCGGCTTGTTGTAAATTCTCCCGATAACGTTGTAATAATAAATCTTCATAAAGCACAATTTTGCTAACATTATCGGCATCCGCATTGACCGTCTTAGTGAAGTTGTCAAATTGATCTAAAACTTTGTAAAACTCTGGTGATTCACCCTGAGTTAACGCATATTCGGTATCAATGGTTTCCGGTTGAACGGTCGCATGATATTGATAGGCCGCAAACGCCTGTAACCCATACCACGCTGCACTATCTGGCACTTCGGCCCCATCATCGAACCAAATTGTTGCAACAACCTGTTGAACACCACTAGCTTTAGCGGCAGTTAAACCAGCAGCGACCGTCGCCAACATTTTACTTTGGTTAGGCGCTAAAGCACTCCAAGTCCAAATGCCCCCTGCAAAGACCACATCATCACTCAATTCAAAATGTTGGGCAAATCGATCGCGATAAGTCTGTTCATCTTCATGATAATAATCCCAATAAACTTGGCCCACTGGTGGTAAACTTGCTTTAAATTTTGCATCAAAATGAACTTCAGGATCGTACATTTCATGTTTAGGTGAGGCAAACGTGAACCAGAGATCACTCCACATATAGGCTTTGAGTCCTAGTTCTTTAGTTAATCCCACGACCATTTTTAGTTGATCAAGAATTAGGGTTTGCTGATCCGTATAGCCATTTTGATCTAAATAACGGCCGCGTCCAAGTTGATAGGCTTCATCCATCCCAATATGGATCTTATTGGTCGTAAATGGCGCACTGGCTGCCTGCAAAAGGTGGGTTAAAAAGGTCTTGGTGGCTGGGGCGCCAACTAACAAGGTATCATCCGTATCCTTGACTGCATCATGCGCATCCCATTTCAGTGCATTATGCACATGGGCTAACGTTTGTACGGCCGGCACAATTTTGACTCCAAATTGATCCCCATATAACGCAATCGCATGTAGCTGAGCTTGACTGTAGCGACCCCGTTCCCGGCCAAAATAAGGTTCAGCTGGAATTTCAAATAAATCTTCTAAGTATAACCATAATTCGTTGTAGCCCATGCTGGCTAAACGCCGAATCATCCGTTGAATCATTGCTACAGTTGGCACCCCGTTACGGGCAACATCCAACATGGCTGCCATTACCTTGAACTGTGGGCGCTGTTCAATTTCAAACTGCGTTGCTTGAACCGCCTTGCCGGCTAACAATGCCGCCCCACGCATTAAATCAACGGCACTCCCGTAGGTTAAAGATGCACTGGCACCATCACGCGCTAGCACCACGCCGGCAAGCCCTTTTTGACAAGTCACCGTTACGTCAATTGCTGTCAAATCATTCACTGAACAGACTGCCTGAACTGCTTGAACTTGTTCGGCACTCAATCCGCGCCATTTGATCATGTTATTTTCCTCCTCAGGTTCCTACTTGATATGTTTATCCGACTGAAATATACCATAATGTAAAATTACGAACTAGGTAAGCGTTAACATTTTTGTTTAAAGTTGTCAGGCAGGCTATATCAGGTTCCCGGCCGATACCAATTTAACGCACTTAATCAGTCAACCAGTTCTATTTGTTAATCAGAGACGGCGCCATCCCGAAATAGCGTTTAAACAATTTACTAAAATAGAGTGGGTCCTGATAACCAACCGATCGTGAGACTTCCCCCACGGTGAGCTGTTCTTTTGCTAACAGATCCTTAGCGCGCCGCATTCGCAACTTCGTCAAATAGTTAATCGGGCTTTCACCTTGAACCGTTTTAAACGTTCGCGATAAAACGGCTGGACTAATGTGTAAGGTCGCCGCTAAACTGCTCAGCGTCAGTTCTTCACTATAGTGGGCTTCTAAATAATAAGTCGCTGCACTCACTAACGCCGCATGTTCTTGTTTGACACTGCCTTCATCTTTCAACGATAAATAATCACTGCTGACGGCATTTTCTGGCAAAGCACGCAACAATAAGCATAACAATTCGACCACGAGTGCTTGCAGTAAAACTTCATGACCGAATTCTGATGGCCGCTGACTCTCCGTGACGACCCGTTGCGCACAAGCCATAAATTCGGTTTGAAGTGGGCCAAAGTTGATCAAACTATCTGCGAACGGTAAATGATCCGGCGTTTGTCCCGGCAAGGCCACATGCCGAAACCCAATATGCAACTGTAAGCTCTGCGATGCGGGTGGTTGGGTTTCTTGATGATGAACTCCCGGATTGAATAGTAACGCTTGACCAGCCACAACGCGTCGCCAGCGGCCTTCTACATTGTAATCAGAATAACCCGTTAACATGATCGATAACTCTAAAAAGGTATGTTTATGATAAATATAAGTTCCAGGCTGGTCGTTGCGATAAGGAAACGCATACAAGACATCCGGAATGAATTCTTTGAGTTTTAACAAGTAACCGCCCCCTTTGGCAAAAAATGCCATGTAATCAGTCAAAATATTCCATTCAAATCAAAGCCATTTATCGGCATACTAATAACCTAAGCTGGTGTCAGCGGGTGAACCCGTAACTTTCACACCAAGAGAGGTTGTGCACTATGAATCCTTATCAGTGGGTCTGGCAATATGCCAAAAAAAGTCGCTGGCAAATTGTGGTGGCCCTAATTCTGATCGTGATTAATTCGGCCGGTATCGTGGTCGTCCCATTACTAGGCGGCTTAATCGTCGACCGCGTCATTAATCAGGGCCATACCCAATTATTAATTCCTTATTTAGCTATCATGCTTGGCATGACCTTGTTTCGGACACTGATCCGCTACTGCTACATCATTCTCTGTGAACGAATCGGTCAAAATTCACTTTATAATATTCGCCATGATTTATTCACTCAGCTCCAGTCCTTGGATTACACTTTTTTCAACTCGGTCACGAGTGGTGATATCATGGCACGACTCACTGGCGATACGGATGCCATTCGACACTTTTTATGTTGGGTCACTTACAACACGCTAGAATGTGTGTTGTGGTTCCTAACCGCCATCTTCGTTATGGCCGCCATCAACTGGCAACTCATGCTCGCGTTAGTTATCTTGACCCCCTTTATTGCCATCCTCACCAATCGCATGAGCAAGGAAGCACACTCGGTCTTCTTCAATATCCGACAAAGCTTTGCCCGTTTAAACGCGATGGTCGAAGAAAACATTTCCGGTAACCGGGTCATCCGCGCCTTTGCACGAGAAAAATTCGAAGTTCAAAAATTTGAAAAGTTAAATCGTGATTATCGTGATAAAAACATGGCTTCAGCGGCAGTCTCACGACGTTATTTGCCAGCGCTAGACTTCTTAGCTTCATTGTTATCCGTCATCGTTTTACTATTTGGGAGCTTCTTAGTCATCAATCACCACATGACTTTAGGAGCGCTAGTTTCATTTAACGGCTTCCTCTGGATGCTGAACCAACCGATGCGCATGAGTGGCTGGCTGATTAATGATATTCAACGCTTTTCGGCAGCGACCATCAAGATTCGCGCGATGCTGGATGCCCAACCGGTTATCAAGCCAACGAAGAATGTCGCCGTCACGCCGATCAAAGGTGAAGTCACTTTTCAACACGTCGACTTTGCCTTTCCAGACGCGCCAGAAGTTAAAGTGCTCGATGATATCAACTTCACGGTCAAACCCGGTCAAACTTTAGGTATTCTAGGTGAGACCGGTTCTGGTAAATCAACCTTAATGAACATGATTGCGCGATTTTATGACCCCACCAGCGGCCAAGTTCTCGTTGATGGTCGAGATGTGCGGGACTGGCCCGCGCAAGTGCTCCGTAATCAAACCACGATTGTGACCCAAGACTTGTTCCTATTTTCCGATTCCATCGTGGACAATATCAATTATGGTAATCGACAGGCACCCGAACAATTCATCCGTGAAATGGCTGATATCGCCGATGCTAATAACTTCATTAGTACGATGCCTGATGGCTATGGCACAGTTGTCGGTGAGCGGGGCGTCGGTTTATCTGGTGGTCAAAAACAACGCATCTCTTTGACACGGGCCTTGGTTAAAGATCCCCGTATTCTGATTTTGGACGATACCACCAGCGCGCTTGATATGGAAACAGAAGCGACCATTCAAAAACGATTACGTAAAGTAACGCGCGATAAAACGGTCTTCATCATCGCCTCACGAACCTCATCTTTACGTCGTGCGGATCAAATTATCGTGCTTCGGCATGGCCGGATCGTTGAACACGGAACCCATGAAGACTTGCTCGCAATGGACGGCTATTATGCCGAAACTTATCGCCGGCAATTGGGCTTACTCAAAACAGCGAAAGGAGCTGATGACCTTGGCAAAGCGTAATACGTACAACGAAGACGAAAAGTTAAATGAACACTTTAATTGGCACGATTATGCGCGTCTTGGTCATTATTTACGCCCCTATTCTTGGCGGATGTTGCTAGTCCTGGGCTCAATTCTCATTGGAAATATTGCCGTGATCTTAGGGCCTTATCTGATGAAAGTCGCCATTGATTCAGCGATTCCACAACGTAACTTTCAGCTGCTCTGGTTGCTAGGGGGGATCTTTCTCGCTAGCCTCCTCGTTGCCTTTGGTTGTTTCCGTTACCGAATCTGGGCCATTACCGAAATTGGACAAAATTTACTCATTGATATGCGAACCGATCTATTCACGAATTTACAACAGTTACCCTTTTCCTATTTTGACTCCCGACCACATGGCAAAATCCTGATTCGAGTCGTCAACTATATCAATACGTTGAGTGATCTGTTAGCTAATGGCCTAGTTAATTTGATTTCTGACATTATTTCACTACTCGTCACCTTGGTCTTCATGTTTGCCATCAACTGGAAATTAACCCTAGATAGTTTAGTTTTGATTCCTTTCCTATTAATTTGGGCGTACTACATCCAAAAGAAACAACGGGTCGCTTATCGTGAATTGAGTAATAAACAATCGAATTTAAACGCTTACATTCATGAAAGTATTGATGGCATCAAAGTAACACAGGGTTTCGCACAAGAAAATAATGCCATTCATGCCTTTGATACAGTCGCTAATGATAACCGTGATTCCTATATGCGGGCGGTTAAAGTTCAATACGCTTTGAGTCCAGGGGTTCAAAATATCTCAACGATGACGACTGCCTTGATCTACTTTATTGGGATTCAGCAGCTAGGCGTCGTGGTCAGTACTGGGACCCTGATTGCCTTTCTCGGCTATATTAATAATTTCTGGAATCCGGTCATCAATATTGGGAACTTCTATAATTCTTTGATCACCGCTACTGCCTATTTGGAACGAATCTTTGAAACTATGGACGAAAAACCGACCGTGATTGACGCGCCTGATGCGTTTGCCTTACCACCAATTAAAGGTGATGTCCGGTTCAACGACGTTTCTTTCCGTTATGACGATGATGGTCCGCTGAACTTACATGACGTTTCATTTCATGCCCAAGCTGGTCAAACCATTGCTTTGGTTGGTCCAACTGGTGCCGGCAAATCAACCATTATTAATTTACTCTCGCGTTTTTACAACGTCACCAGTGGCACAATTACGATTGATAACGTGGACATTAGCCAAGTAACCTTGAAATCGTTACGGACGCAAATGGGGGTCATGCAACAAGATACCTTCATCTTTTCTGGCACGATCATGGATAACATTCGTTACGGCCGCCTAGACGCTACCGATGAAGAAGTGATTCACGCGGCTAAGATCGCCCGTGCAGATAATTTCATTGAGACATTGCCAGACGGCTATCAAACAACCGTCCAAGAACGTGGGGGTAGCATGTCTGCCGGCCAGCGCCAACTACTAGCATTTGCGCGCGTACTCTTAGCGGACCCGCGGATCTTAATTTTGGATGAAGCGACCGCGGCCATTGATACTAAAACCGAAGCCCTCCTACAAGCAGGCTTAAATGAACTGCTCAAGGGCCGTACCAGTTTCATCGTGGCACATCGACTCTCAACGATTCAACAAGCTGACCAGATTCTGGTCGTTAACGATGGTCAGATCGTCGAAGCAGGCCGCCATGAAGACCTTTTAGCCAAACGGGGGGAATACTATGAGCTTTATGAATCACAGTATCGCATGCTGCAAGCAGAGTAACGACTAATTTCAGAGTGTCTGTGATAAAAGGCAAGATGAGTCTGGTAGTTTATGCCAGACTCTTTTTGTTTCGCAAAAATTTGATAAAGACCTTTAATTTATGCACATCCTGGTATATTTTTACACTTGAAATATACCATGTAAGCGATTAGAATCAAACCATTAACCCACAATTAACGGCAAAAGTTGTTGGTCAGACTATACCAACTGGAGGAAACATTATGGCGAAATACGAAATCTTATATCAACGGCTGCGCATGGCGATCTTACGGGGAGAGTATGCCCCAAATGATCGGCTACCTAGCGAGAACGCCGTCGCGATTAAGTACGGCGTCAGTCGGATCACTTCGAAAAGAGCCTTAAATGATTTGGCTGCGGCAGATCTCGTTTATCGCGTTCGGGGTGGCGGAACTTACGTTAAACCACACAAGAGCACGACCCAACGCCAAATCTTACTGGTCTTGCCTTTTCCAGAAACAACGGCTTTTGGCGATTATCAAAGTGGCATTCGTGCGACGCTCAAAGATACGACTTGGAAATTAAAACTCATGGCTAACGAGGCTTTTTTACAGTTAGACATGAGTGCCCTCTCACACCAGTACGCCGGAATTATTTACTATCCACAAAACTTAGCCACTGAAATGCCGGTTCTAATGGCCCTGCATGCCCAACGTTTACCATTGGTCGTTTTAGACAAACGACCTTCAGCATTGGCGATTCCAAGCGTCGTTAGTGATAACGTGGCTGGGGGCAGTAGCGCTTGTGATCATTTA from Lactiplantibacillus brownii encodes:
- a CDS encoding ABC transporter substrate-binding protein, with the translated sequence MNKFIKGAAVISVAALGTIALAGCGKSNSSSSNATTVNMYMPGDKPKNYSAMIKKANKEVHKTYKDINIKMNFIGWGDYQQKYNVMVTSGNSYDLAFSQNYTNNALKGAYADMTSDLKTGVAKKAYKEVNPSYWKGLKVNGKIYGFPVNANVYAQNMLTFNQSFLDKYNINISGVSSYASMEPALAKFHKENPGVAAFAIGQGFKASPAHMDFPLGNGLPFAIDSSGKSKKIVNVYDTSEMKGILNTLHSYYEKGYIPKDAATSSTQYNLQDNTWFVRQETQGPYDYGDTTLENNAGGKKMQSKAITEPYKSSAQSQVAVWNISKTSKHKTEAMKVLNLMNTDKKLLNNITWGLQGQQWNFTDEAKGKIKLTKKYKPNYFIGAWMMGNNKNLYTLDSTTNAMIKKRDDSIKASKTSAALGFNPDTSSLKTEITNLSNVMSKYLDILNTGTADPEPTIKKMDKELKTAGYDKVQKELQKQYDAFLAKQ
- a CDS encoding carbohydrate ABC transporter permease, whose protein sequence is MRKKKHISAVEIRKFGPGANLFFNIFLGIFALTCILPFFFIIILSLTKESDITAYGYQFWPKHWTFASYQYLSRMGHQVLVSLGVTIFVTIVGTIMNSLFSSTYAYAISRKGFAYARFFTIFALISMLFVPGMVPTYLIVTQMLGLQDNIWALILPMSFGVYNVLIMRTFFKTSIPEAIIESARIDGASEMRIFWNIVVPLAIPGIATISLFTSLGYWNDWMNALLYINKDSVTPLQYLLVKIQNNIQYMTQNMSNNGAIAGAASVPTEGMRFAVVVVATLPIALTYPFFQKYFVKGMTIGGVKG
- a CDS encoding ABC transporter permease yields the protein MTQDPAVTEAVELPPVKKKNFFRQLRDNRVFLLMVAPGSLFLIVFFYIPVLANVVAFQNFQYSDQGFIYSVLHSPWVGFQNFTFFFKSADFWIVIRNTIGYNLTFLLLNFFFAIFFGVVMSQMRNQRLLKVYQTSMLFPYFLSWAILSYFVYAFLSSDKGIFNHIIQAMGGTPIDFYNTPWVWPFIIIFLGVWKGIGYNSILYFATAMGIDPSYYDAAMMDGANKWQQIKNVTLPHILPVATLMLILNIGGIFRSDFGLFYLIPRSSGALINVTQTFDTFIYRALTTTNDIGMSTAAGLLQSVVGALLIIVSNWIVRRVQPESALF
- a CDS encoding beta-N-acetylhexosaminidase; the protein is MIKWRGLSAEQVQAVQAVCSVNDLTAIDVTVTCQKGLAGVVLARDGASASLTYGSAVDLMRGAALLAGKAVQATQFEIEQRPQFKVMAAMLDVARNGVPTVAMIQRMIRRLASMGYNELWLYLEDLFEIPAEPYFGRERGRYSQAQLHAIALYGDQFGVKIVPAVQTLAHVHNALKWDAHDAVKDTDDTLLVGAPATKTFLTHLLQAASAPFTTNKIHIGMDEAYQLGRGRYLDQNGYTDQQTLILDQLKMVVGLTKELGLKAYMWSDLWFTFASPKHEMYDPEVHFDAKFKASLPPVGQVYWDYYHEDEQTYRDRFAQHFELSDDVVFAGGIWTWSALAPNQSKMLATVAAGLTAAKASGVQQVVATIWFDDGAEVPDSAAWYGLQAFAAYQYHATVQPETIDTEYALTQGESPEFYKVLDQFDNFTKTVNADADNVSKIVLYEDLLLQRYRENLQQADIESQYQQLIGTLGQVQLRADNRLMLTFYRQLAKTVLAKSRALQAVAKLGATTAHDEMAVAALQAITRCRQQLVVLLDEFRDLWHQQRRGNGFEIIDVRLGGQIARCDTVSWRIKAWQAGRDDLAELHEPLLPMDKHSNGLIGHGLYKEIVSACDLSF
- a CDS encoding helix-turn-helix transcriptional regulator, producing the protein MLKLKEFIPDVLYAFPYRNDQPGTYIYHKHTFLELSIMLTGYSDYNVEGRWRRVVAGQALLFNPGVHHQETQPPASQSLQLHIGFRHVALPGQTPDHLPFADSLINFGPLQTEFMACAQRVVTESQRPSEFGHEVLLQALVVELLCLLLRALPENAVSSDYLSLKDEGSVKQEHAALVSAATYYLEAHYSEELTLSSLAATLHISPAVLSRTFKTVQGESPINYLTKLRMRRAKDLLAKEQLTVGEVSRSVGYQDPLYFSKLFKRYFGMAPSLINK
- a CDS encoding ABC transporter ATP-binding protein; protein product: MNPYQWVWQYAKKSRWQIVVALILIVINSAGIVVVPLLGGLIVDRVINQGHTQLLIPYLAIMLGMTLFRTLIRYCYIILCERIGQNSLYNIRHDLFTQLQSLDYTFFNSVTSGDIMARLTGDTDAIRHFLCWVTYNTLECVLWFLTAIFVMAAINWQLMLALVILTPFIAILTNRMSKEAHSVFFNIRQSFARLNAMVEENISGNRVIRAFAREKFEVQKFEKLNRDYRDKNMASAAVSRRYLPALDFLASLLSVIVLLFGSFLVINHHMTLGALVSFNGFLWMLNQPMRMSGWLINDIQRFSAATIKIRAMLDAQPVIKPTKNVAVTPIKGEVTFQHVDFAFPDAPEVKVLDDINFTVKPGQTLGILGETGSGKSTLMNMIARFYDPTSGQVLVDGRDVRDWPAQVLRNQTTIVTQDLFLFSDSIVDNINYGNRQAPEQFIREMADIADANNFISTMPDGYGTVVGERGVGLSGGQKQRISLTRALVKDPRILILDDTTSALDMETEATIQKRLRKVTRDKTVFIIASRTSSLRRADQIIVLRHGRIVEHGTHEDLLAMDGYYAETYRRQLGLLKTAKGADDLGKA
- a CDS encoding ABC transporter ATP-binding protein, which translates into the protein MTLAKRNTYNEDEKLNEHFNWHDYARLGHYLRPYSWRMLLVLGSILIGNIAVILGPYLMKVAIDSAIPQRNFQLLWLLGGIFLASLLVAFGCFRYRIWAITEIGQNLLIDMRTDLFTNLQQLPFSYFDSRPHGKILIRVVNYINTLSDLLANGLVNLISDIISLLVTLVFMFAINWKLTLDSLVLIPFLLIWAYYIQKKQRVAYRELSNKQSNLNAYIHESIDGIKVTQGFAQENNAIHAFDTVANDNRDSYMRAVKVQYALSPGVQNISTMTTALIYFIGIQQLGVVVSTGTLIAFLGYINNFWNPVINIGNFYNSLITATAYLERIFETMDEKPTVIDAPDAFALPPIKGDVRFNDVSFRYDDDGPLNLHDVSFHAQAGQTIALVGPTGAGKSTIINLLSRFYNVTSGTITIDNVDISQVTLKSLRTQMGVMQQDTFIFSGTIMDNIRYGRLDATDEEVIHAAKIARADNFIETLPDGYQTTVQERGGSMSAGQRQLLAFARVLLADPRILILDEATAAIDTKTEALLQAGLNELLKGRTSFIVAHRLSTIQQADQILVVNDGQIVEAGRHEDLLAKRGEYYELYESQYRMLQAE